The Streptomyces collinus DNA segment TGTGCGTCCTCGACGATGACGAGGCCCGGAGTGTGGGGGCCGAGCAGGATGCCCGCGAGCATGAACAGCGGGATGGTGGGGAGTCCGATCCTGCCGCCGAGGCGGGCGAGGAGGGCGGCGGCCAGGAAGGCTCCTCCCATGGCGAGAAGGCTGTCAGCGTGTCCCACGGATCACCACCTTCGAGGGCGCGCAGACGGATCGTTTCACCGGGCAGGGATGGATAGGGGCTCCTCCTTCAGGGGCCTTGAGGGGTGGCGTGGTGCGCCTCTCGGCGCGATCCGGGGCCGCGGCCGTGACGGCCGGTGCGGCGGTCCGGGCGGTGCTGCCAGCCTCACACGGGCACCGGTGGCGTCGCCATCGGTGCCGGTACCCATCTCCGGGTGGTGACGACACCCACCCGTCCTCTCCCTCCGTGGAAGAGACGAGTCTCCCCGCCGGACGCGAACCGGCGGGGAGACGACCGGGGCGAGCCCGGTGAGCAGACGGGTGCCGTGGGTAGGTGCGTCAGGCGAGGGGTTCGGAGACGAGCTGGACCACCGTCGCCGGGCCGGCCCTGAACGCGGTGGCGGCCGCGTCGGCCTCGACCATGTGCGGGCTGACGTCGTGCGCGGCGAGCGCTTCCTCGGACGACCACCGCTCGATCAGGACGAAGCGGTCGGGGGCGTCACACACCTGGTGCATGTCGTACTGGAGGCATCCCTCTTCGGCCCGCACGAGCGGGGCGGTCCGCTCGAAGGCGGCGATCTGGTCCTTCCCCCGGCCCGGGAGCGTGGTGATGTGGATGACGAGCCGTATCGGCTGGGACATCTGTCGAACCCTTCTTCTCCTGCTGTGGCCCGGCGGGTTCGCCGGGGCCCTGGTCACATGTCGCGGGGCGCCGGAACGCCGGCCGCTAGGTGTAGATGCGCAGCACCCGGCCGACCGCCCGGACGTGGTCCAGGTCGTGCAGCTCCTCCAGCGCGTCGTGGAGTGCGTGCTCGGGTGCCGGGAAGGTGAGGAACACGATGCGTGCCTGGGACTCCGAACCGTGCTGGTCCACTGTGCGGATCGACACGCCGTGCCGCCCGAACACCCCGGTCACCTCGGACAGCACGCCCGGTGCCTCGTCGACGTCGGCCCGGATGTAGTAGGAGTGCACCAGGTCCCGTGTGGGCCGCAGGGCCGCCGGCCGGCCGACGGGGACGCGCCGGTGGGTCCCGCGCGCCAGGTGTTCCGCGGCGCCGACGACATCGCCCAGGATCGCCGACGCCGAGGGGCGGGGGCCGGCGCCGTGCCCGTAGAACATGAGCTCACCGGCCGCGGACGTGGTCACGAAGACCGCGTTGAAGCTCTCCCGCACGCTCGCCAGCGGGTGATCGCGCGAGATCAGCGCGGGGAAGACCTGTGCGCCGATCGTGCCCCGCGCATCCGGCGGGCCGGTGAAGCGCTCGGCGACCGCCAGGAGTTTGATGTCGAATCCGAACCGGGCGGCCAGTTCGAAGTCCTCGGCGAGGAGGCCGGTGATGCCCTCCCGGCTGACGTCGTCGGCCACGACGGACCGGTTGAACGCCAGCGAGGCGAGGATGGCGATCTTGGACGCCGCGTCGGCGCCCTCCACATCGGCACTCGCGTCGGGTTCGGCGTATCCGAGTTCCTGGGCCTTCGCCAGTGCCTCCTCGAAGCCCAGACCGTCGGCCGTCATGCGGGTGAGCATGTAGTTCGTGGTGCCGTTGACGATACCGGCGACGCGCGTCACGTCCTCGGCCAGCAGCGACTCCCGGACGGGCCGCAGGAGGGGCACGGCGGCCACCGCGGCCGCCTCGAAGAAGAGGTCCACGCCCGCCCGGTCGGCCGCGGCGAACAGGTCGGGACCCGCGCTCGCGACGAGTTCCTTGTTCGCGGTCACGACCGGCTTCCCGGCGTTCAGCGCGGCCGTCACCAGCTCACCGGCCGGTGAGGTGCCGCCGATCAACTCGACCACGAGGTCGACGTCCTCGGCCTTGACGACGTCGTAGGCGTTGGTGGTGAAGACCGCCGGGTCCAGTGCCACGGAGCGCGGCTTGCCGGGATCGCGCACCGCGACCCGTACCAGTTCCAGGGAGATCCCGGCGACGTCCTCGATCGCGGATCGCCGTTCGAGAAGCAGTCCGGCGAACTCCTCCCCGACGGTTCCGCAGCCGAGCAGTCCGATGCGGATGTTCCTCATTCCGGCGCCCTCACGCTCTCGGTCAGGCCGTGCGGCCGGTGGGTTCCGAAGCTGCGCCGGTGGTAGACCAGCGGTGCTTCGCCCCCGGCGGCCTCCGCCGCGTCGACGCGGCCGAGCACGATGACGTGGTCACCGCCGTCCACCAGGCCGGCCACGGTCGACGCGATCCAGGCCGAGCTCCGCGCCAGGCGCGGGACTCCGTGGTCGACGTCCCAGGAGGTGTCACGGAACTTGTCGGTCCCGCTCCTGGTCGCGAAGGACATCGCCAGGTCGTCCTGGTCGGCGCCGAGGACGTTGAGGCCGAAGCGCCCCGAGTCGCGTATCGCGGCGAGCGTCCGCGACCCCCTGTCCAGACTGGCCATCACCATGGCCGGCGTGACCGACAGCGAGGCGAACGCGCTGACGGTCGCTCCGCACGGCGCGCCGTCGCGCGGCATGGCCGTCACGATGGACACGGGTGTGGCCACGCAGGCCATGACGTCCTTGAACGCCTCCTGCACGGTGGTTTCAGTGATGTTCATCGAATCCGCCTGTTCCCATCGCCAGGGTCTCCCCCGTTTCGGCAGGGTGCTTCCCCGTCTTCCTCGTCCGCGGCACGAAGGCCTCGTCCGCGGGATCCATGCCCAGGCCGAAGCCGAGACCGGGCAGTTCGTCGACGAACCAGCGCTCGACGAGCCGGGTGTACTCCTCGGACGCGAACACGTCGGCGAGGGCGTCGTCGACGGCGCGGACGAACGCCGCGTCCTCGTGCCGCATCATGAATCCGTAGTTCTCCCCGCCGAGGCGCACGTCCAGAAGTTCCGTGCCCGCCGGCGCGCCGGAGCCGCGCAGCAGTGCGCGGAGGATCACCTCGTCCGCCACCATGGCGTCGATCTGCCGGTCTGCCAGGAAGGCGTCCCTGGCCTCGCCGATGGACCGGACCCCGACGAAGGCGTGGTCGAAGCCCAGGTCCGCGTGGCTCTCCAGGGCGGCCTGGCTCGTCGAGCCCTGGATGCCGACCACGCGCGGCCGGCCCGCCGTCAGGTCCGCGCCGGGCTTCAGGGCGATCCGGTGCGCGGTGCGGAACACCGGCCGGCTGAAGGCGCAGCGCCGCGAGCGTTCCCGCGTGATGGTCGTCGACCCGCATTCGATGTCGATGCGGCGCTCTGCCAGCAGCCTCTGTCTCGTCGAGGAGGTGACCTCGACCGCATCCAGCGGCGGTACCCCGCCCGCTCCGGAGAAGACCCGGTCGAGGGCCAGCCGCGCCAAGTCGACGGAGTAGCCGACGGGACGGAATTCCGCCGTCGGGGCGTAGGAGAACGGTGGCGTGCTGCGCTGCAGCCCCACCCGCACCGTCGTGCCGTCGTGTGGGTCAGTGAACAACACCGATCACCCTGTCTGTCGTGCCGTGGACCGCCAGTTCCCCGACCAGGTCGAGGACGGGCTCCGGATTCGTCAGGAGGTACATGTGTCCCCCTGGCACCGTCCGCCGTGAGAAGCGCCGGGTCGTCAGCGACGCCCAGCCGGCCATGTCCCCGGGTGCCAGCAGCGGGTCCCGGTCGGCCGCCAGGCAGTGCACGTCGACCGGCAGCGGCCGTGGGACCAGCGCGGGGAACTCGCGTGCCATCCAGGCCAGGTCAGCGGCCAGGAGACGCGCGTGGAACGCGTCGGCGGCACTGGTCAGGGTGTCGCCGCAGGCTCCCGGGTCCTCCGCGGGGCGGTCGTGGTCCGCTGGCGGCGGCTGCCGGCCGACCTGGTCCGTGTACGGCGGCGGGGCCTGGGCCGACAGCACCACACGCGCGCGCCGCCGGTAGACCGCCCACATCGCGTCGGCAACCGCCCACGCGACGGTCGCGCCCATGCTGTGGCCGACGAGCAGGATCTCGTCGTAGGGCATCTCGCAGATCCCCCGGGCGATGCGCACGGCGAGCTCACCGAGGTCGTCGGTGAGCGGTTCCGCGGTGCGGTCCTCGCGCCCCTTGAGCTGGACCAGGACCACGTCCACGTGCGTGCGGAGCCGATCCGCCCAGCCGCGGTAGGACGACATGCCACCGCCCGCGTGGTGGAAGCAGACGGCCACCTGCCGGTGACCGGGCCCGTACCGTCTGAGCAGTCGCGCTTCCTCGGAAGTGACCTGCTCCATCAGACAGCGGCCCGTGTCCGGGGCTGCTCGTGGCCCGCCGCTTCGACCCGGCGCAGTCCGGTGCGGTACTGCGCGGCGAGTTCCCGGTACTCGGCGGCCGTCTCGTCCAGCACCGACACGTCGCTGTCGCTCAGCGTCATCAGGACGGAGGGCGGCGTGCCCGCGATGAGGCTCCGGGGCGGGTAGACGGGGCCGGCGCTGAGCACCGCGCCCGCCGACACCCGGCAGCTCTCGCCGACCGAGACGCCGTTCAGCAGCATCGCGCCGATCCCGACGACCGTACCGGAGCCGACCGAGCAGCCGTGCAGAACCGCGCTGTGGGCGACCGTGACGTCCCGTCCGATGTCCAGCGGAGCGCCTGGGTCCGAGTGCAGCATCGCGTGGTCCTGGATGTTGGAGCCCCGGCCGATCCGCACCGTCCCCTTGTCCCCGCGAACGGTGACGCCCGGCCAGAGACTGACGTCCTCCCCGATCTCGACGTCCCCGATCACCACGACGTCGTCGAACGCGTAGACGCTCGGGTGAACGCGCGGCTCGATGCCCTGGAAGCTGTACGTGCGCACAGGTCAGGCTCCCTTCTGAAGTAGCTGCGAGAGCCGGCCGAGGCTGGCCAGCACCTCGTCTTTGGACAGTCCGAAGTCCACGAGGCACGCGACCTCGTCCACCCCCATGTCGCGAAATCCCTCCAGCGTCTGCCGGGCCTGCTTCACATCGCCGATGAGGGAGCTGGAGGAGACGTACCGCTGGAACACCATCTCCAGGAATTCGTCCCGGTCCGCGTCGAGGTTCTGCAGGGTCCGCGCCTTGTCCTGGGCCTCCGCCTGTCCCGACGTCGCGTGCTGCGTGACGAAGGAACCCAGGTACTCGATCATCGGCCCCCGGACGCGTTCCACGGCCTCGTAGGTGTCGGCGCCGACGTAGGTGTGCAGCATCAAGGAGACGACACCGGCCTCGGGGTCGAGTCCGGCCCGGGCGCGTGCCTCGCGGTAGATGCCGATGCGGTTCTGGAGCTCGGCCGGCCCGAAGTTGATGAGCGCCGTCAGGACGTTGAGGCCCTGCTCCCCCGCGAAGCGCCAGGAGTCGACGCTCTTCGACGAGGTGAGCCAGAGGGGGAGGTCCGGCTGCACGGGCCGGGGGAAGGTCAGGATGTCGTGGCGCTCCCCGGCGGGGTCGGTGCGCTCGACGGCGACGCCGCGCCAGAGCTTGCGCAGCTCCTCCCGTGACTCGTTGAGCACCTGGCCCCTGGTCTCGTACGCCTCGGGCTTGAGGACGAAGTCCCGTGAATGCCAGCCGGGCGCCACCGCCAGATCGACGCGCCCGCCCGACAGGTTGTCGACGAGGGCCCATTCCTCCGCCACCCGCAGGGTGTCGTGCAGCGGGAGGTTCACGCTTCCGGAGCGGATGCGAACGTTCTCGGTGATCACGGCGACGGCCGCGCCCAGGAGCGCCGGATTGGGATAGGCGCCGCCGACCTCGGTGAAGTGCCGCTCCGGCGTCCAGACCGCGTTGTAGCCCGCGCGGTCGACGAACCGGGAGACCTCGACCAGGAGGTCGTAGGGATCGCTGTCGCCGCTCAGTCCGGAGAAGAAGATGACGCCCAGTTCGGGAAGGGCCGGCGCCGGTGGCCGCTGGTCTCCGGCTGGTGCGGGTGCGTCCCCCGACCTCAGTTTCGCTTTCAGGCGTGCCAGTTGTCCGGCGTCCAGGAGGGAGTCGTCAGACATGTGCGGGCTCCTCCCGCAGCAGTGCCGTGACCACCTGGGTGGTCGCCGTGACCGAGCTGTTCTCGTAGAAGTCACGGACGGAGAAGTCCAGCTGGAATGTCTCCCGCAGCTTGTTGATCAGCTGGATGGCCATGAGCGAGTTGCCGCCGAGCTCGAAGAAGCCCCGGTTGTCGGCTGCGGCGGCCTCCCCGAGGAAGCCTTCGAAGATCCGCCCGACGACGCGCCGGATCTCCTCGGTCGGATCGTCCGGGTCCGGCGGGCCGTCGGCCGGCGTGGTCGTCGCGTTCTGGACCCGGTCGCCGTCGAGGACGGCCTCGGCGGTGCCCGTCGGTACGGTGCGGGGCGGGGCCTCCTGCTCACCGGCGCGGTCGTCGGCCGCGAAGCCCAGAGTCGGCTCGACCCAGTGGACGCGGCGTTCGAACGCGTAGGTGGGAAGGGACGTCATCCGCGCGGCGGTCGCGTACCTGCCGAGGGGAACCTCCGAGTCTGTGGCCCAGCCGAGCGCGACGGCGTCCGCGAAGGACTCGTCCTCGTGCTCCCGCTCCCCCAGCGCCTGGGCCAGCTGGAGGTTCTGGGAGGCGTCGGGCCCGTAGCCCGCCCGCACCAGGTTGCTCATCGACCGGCCCGGGCCGATCTCGACGAACCTGCTCACGCCGGAGTCCCGCAGCGTCTGCACCGATGCGGCGAAGTCGACCGTACGGAGCAGGTGGTCGGCCCAGTAGTGGGGGCTGCGGGCCTCGTACTCCGTGAGGAACCGTCCGGTGACGTTCGACACCAGCGGAATGCGCGGTGCCCGGAAGTCGCGGGGCTTGAGGAACTCCAGGAAGTCGTCAGCGGCCTGCCGCATGAGCGGCGAGTGGAAGGCGTGCGAGGTCGCCAGCCGCTGGTGGTGCGTTCCGGCCTCGGCGGCTCGTGCCGCTGCCGTGGCGATCGCCTCGTGGGTGCCCGACAGCACGTACTGCTGGGGGGAGTTGGTAGCCGCCACGACGAGGGAGGCGTCGTCGAGCAGGTCCGTGAACGGCTCCAGGCGGTCGACCGCGAGCATGGCTCCGGTCTCGCACCGCCCCATCAGCCGTGCCCGCGTCGCGACGAACTCGGCCGCCGCCTCCAGGTCGAACACGCCGGCGACGGTCGCGGCGACGATCTCGCCGAGGCTGTGCCCGAAGACGTACCGGGGCCGGACACCCGAGTCGATCAGGGCGGACGCCAGCGCGTGCTCCACGGCGAACAGCAGGGGCTGTGCCACGGAGGTGTCGATGCCGTCGACCTGGGAGTCGGGGCCGAGGAACGCGGTCACATCGACGTCGGTGTGCTGGTTGACCGCGGCGGTCGCCTCGGCGAGCCGGCGCGAGAAGTGCTCGTTGTTCGCGGCGAGCACGGCTCCCATCGCCTGGCGTTGCGTCCCCTGCCCCGCGAAGACGAACGCGATCTCGTCCGGGCCCGCTTCCGTACCCCTGTGGTACCGCCCGGCCCTCAGGCGGGAGACCGCCTCCGTCCGGTCGATCGCGGCCAGCGACGCCCGGTGGGGGTGCCGTGTCCGTCCCTCGCGCAGCGTGTAGGCGTACTCGGCGAGCGAACCGTCCGGGTGCGCGGCTAGGTGCCGTGCGAGTGCGGCCGCCTGGCCTTCGAGGGCTTCCTCCGTGCGTGCCGAGAACGTGAGGATGCTCGGGCCGTCGGCGGGCGCCGCGGGCTCTGCGGGTGCCTGCTCGAAGCTCTTGAGGATGACATGGCCGTTGGTGCCGCCCATGCCGAAGGCGCTGACGGCGGCCCAGGTCTCGGTGTCGCTGTCCAGGGGCCGCCCCTCGGTGGTCACGAAGTAGCGGGAGCCGTCCAGTTCGAGCGCCGGGTTGACCTCACCGACGTTGACCGTCGGCGGCACGTACCGGTGCTTGAGGACCAGGGCCGTCTTGATCAGCCCGATGATGCCGGCGGCGATGTTGACGTGTCCGAAGTTGCCCTTGAGCGAACCGATCCCGCACGGGGCCCCGTCGACGCCGTACGCCTGCTTGATGGCCTCGATCTCGATGGGGTCGCCCAGCGCCGTGCCCGTGCCGTGCGCCTCGATGTAGGAGACGTCCGTCTGCTTGGCGCCCGAGACCTGGAGGGCGTCGCTGAGCACCGCGACCTGGCCGGAGACGCTCGGCGCGGTGAAACTGACCTTCTGCGCACCGTCGTTGTTCACCGACGAGCCGGCGATCACCGCGTGCACCTCGTCCCCGTCGGCGATCGCGTCGCGCAGCCGCTTCAGCAGGACGAGCCCGAGCCCGTTGGTGAAGAGCGTGCCGTTCGCGCCGGAGTCGAACGGGCGGCACACCCCGTCCGGCGACAGCACGCCGCCCACCTGGTACTGGTACCCGGACTCCTGCGGAACGCGGATGTGGACCGCTCCGGCGATGGCCGCGTCGCATTCGTTCAGCAGGAGGCTCTGCACCGCCGAGTGGACGGCCACGAGCCCGGTCGAGCACGCCGTCTGCACGTTCACGCTGGGTCCGCGCAGGTTCAGCTTGTAGGAGATGCGGGTCGCCAGGAAGTCCTTGTCGTTGCCGTGCCGGACGACCATCTCGCCCAGCGACTCGACCAGGTCACTGCGGCGCAGCGCACCGAAGAGGTAGGTGCTCATCCCGGAGCCGGCGAAGACGCCGATCCGCTGCTCGGTGCGCTGCGGATCGATGTTGGCCCGCTCCAGCAGGGACACCGACGATTCGAGCATGAGGCGCTGCTGGACATCGAGGACGTCCGCTTCGCGGGGGGAGTATCCGAAGTACGCGGAGTCGAACTCGGCGACGCCTTCGAGGACTCCGGCCCTGTTGACGTAGTCCCGGCGCGACCGCTGCTCGGCCGGCACCCCGGCGGACGCGACCTCCGGGTCCGAGAGGTCTCTGATGACGGTCTCGCCGTTCACCAGCTTCTGCCAGAACGCGTCGACGTCCGGCGCCTCGGGCAGGCGGCATTGCATCGAGACGATCGCGATCAGCTCGTCATCGTTTTCCATGGTCATCCTTGGGTCGTGCCAGTGGGGCGGGCGCGCAGCGGGCGCGTCGGGGAGGGGCGGCCGGGCTCAGCGCCGGCAGGTGCGCCGGGACGACAGGACACGGCTGCGTGCGGCGCGGGCCGTCGCCGCCGTACGGCCGGGCACCCGGCCGTACGGCTCCTCGGACAGGGAGTCGAGGAACCGGCACTGCGCGTTGAAGGAGGCGTACTCGAAGAGCCGGACGAGCGGGAAGCGCACGTCGAACTCGCTCTGGATCTCCGAGTGGAGAGCCACGATGGTCAGCGAAGTCCCGCCGATGTCGAAGAAGTTCGACTCACGGTCGGCCAGGGACGAGGTCCCGCCACCGGCCACGGAGAGCCAGATGCGCTCCAGCCGGGCGGCGGCCGGCCCGCTCCTGGCACCGGCGCGCCGATCGCTGTCCGCGCGCCGTGCCTGCACGTGGCCGCGGGCGATCTCGGTCAGTGCCGTGCGGTCGGTCTTGCCGTTGGGGAGCTTCGGCAACTCGGGGAGGTAGAGGAAGGCCGAGGGCAGCATGGCGCTCATCAGCCGCTCGCTCAGGTGGTCCCGCAGGGCCCGTTCCGCCGCCGCGTCCCCCTCGACGATCGCCACGATGGTCTTGGTGAACCGGTCCTCCGGCGCGCAGACGAAAGCGTCCCGGATGCTCGGGTGGGACTGGACGGCGGACCGTACCTCCTGCAGCTCGATCCGGACGCCCGCGATCTTCACCTGGTCGTCTGCCCGGCCGAGGATCTCCAGGACGCCGTCCGCGCCGTACCGTCCGAGGTCCCCGGTCGGGTAGGCGAGGACCCGCTCACCGCCGAGGTGGAGCTCGACGAACGGGGAGACGATCCGGCCGTCGACGAGGTAGCCGTACGAGGGGTGGTCAGCCGCGATGTGGATCTGGCCCGAGACTCCGTCCGCGCAGGGTTGGCCGCTCTCGTCCAGGACGTGGCTGCGCGACCGGGGAAGGTTGTGTCCCACGGGCTGTATCCCGGGGGCCGGGGGCCGGGGCACCCGGTGGAAGTGCTGGGCCAGGGTCGTCTCGGTCGGCCCGTAGAGATTCACCACCTGGCAGTGCGGAAAGAGGTCGTGCCACCTGTTCACCAGGGCGCCGTCCAGGGGCTCCCCCGCGAAGAAGGACAGGCGGACTCCCGGTATCGGCTCGCTCTCCTCCGGGCCCGACAGCCACACCTTGCCCAGTGACGGGACCAGGTGGAATGCGGTGATCTCCTCCGCGCGCAGGAAGTCCCGCACCGCGGTGCCGTCCAGGTGCCGTCCATCCGGGATGCACAGCGTGGCCCCTGAGATCAGCGGCGTGAGTGCGTCCCGGAACCAGACGTCGAAAGAGAGGTTGGTGAAATGGGCGAAGCGATCCTGCGGGCCGATGCCGAATTCGCCGGACTGCCACTCCAGGAACCGGGACAGGCCCTCGTGGCTTCCGACGATCGCCTTGGGCTTCCCGGTGGATCCGGAGGTGAAGGCGATGTAGGCGTAGTCGTCGTGATGGTGGAGCGCCCCGGCCGGGCCGCCTCCCGGCAGGGGTTCGGAGCCGGGCCGCGACTCGATCCGGTGGCCGTTCGCGCAGTCGACGGTCGCCCGCGCGCGGCCGGAGGCCAGCATGGTCTCGCGGCGCACCTCGGGGAGCGCGTCATCGACGAGCATGACGGTCGCGCCGGCCTTCCACACCGCGAACACGGCCGTGATCACCGACGCGCTGCGCCTGCCGAGCACAGCGACGACATCGCCGGCCCCGATGTCCCGCGCCCGCAGGTCGTCCGCCAAGGCCCCGGCGCGGGCGGACAGTTCGGAGAACCGGACGGACTCCGAGGCACAGCGGATCGCGGTCGCGTCAGCGAATTTCTCACAGGCCTGCTGTAACAGGGTGTCGGCCTTTTGCACGGATGACTCTCCATCATCTGGTGAGTTTTAAATCGAGGGAGGACTCGGAGATGAGAAATACCGCGGAAACAATGGGCGGGTGTATACCTCTGCCGCAGAGCTCCGCGACTCCGATCGAGATGCTTCCAGCGGAAAGGGAGCACCGTCAAGCGGCAATAATGTGCCGCCCAGGCGGAGAAGCGGCCTCACACAACACGCCCTCTGAATTCATTTGCCCAGCACCCGACAAGCGGACAGCCCGCGGGCAGACTCCGTTCATCCCGCGTCAACCGGCAAATATTTGCCGGTCGTTCGACTGTCCCGAAGCTCACTCGCTCATCGACGGAACCGTGAGGTGGCCGGGACGGGAGATCATCTTGCGCCATGCGAATGGTCCGGTAGCATGCAGTGGAGTCGCGACGCTCCTCTATCGCGGGCCGCCAACGGAGTTCGGCCTCTGACTGCAATACAGAGAGGTAATTCCAGCCGGTGCACCACCCCACTAGGCTTCCCGACTTACTCCGCGCTTGGCGGGCTGCGGCGGGAAAGAAAATGCAGCGCGGCAAGCCGCTCCCCCAGAAGGAAGTCGCCCAGCGCATGGAAGTGAGCGAGCGCTGGTATCGCAACCTGGAGAGCAACGTCGGCGCCCCCCTCACCCCCGAAGCGCTGATACGCCTTTCCACCGCGCTCGCACTCGGCCCGGACGAACGCCTGGCCCTGTACAGACACGTACACGCGAACACCAAGCTGGGTGCGCCGGAACCGGAGGAAGTGGAAGAGGCCCGCGACGCGCTCACCCACCTGCTCGCCACGCACGAGCGGTACCCGGCCTACGTCGTCGACCACGCGTGGAACATGCTCGACTGCACGGCCCCCATGGCGTCCTGGTTCCCCTGGGTCCGTGAACCGGAGGCCAACCTCCTGCGCTGGGCCCTCACCGCACCGGAGGCACGCGAGCAGCTCAGCGACTGGCCCAGGCATGCCGCTCTCTATCTCGCCCAGTTGCGCTTCGCCCTGGTCAGCAGCCAAGACCACGAGCAACTCGGCGCGATACTCGACGAAGCGCTCGCCGACCCCGAGTGCCGGAGGCTGTGGGACCTGGAGACCAAGGTCGTCGCCTACCGGCAGGGGCATCGTTTCCGCCTTCGGCTCCCGCATGTCGCCGGACATGAGATCACCGTCACGTCCCAGGTTCTGCTGCCCGCGCACCAGCAGGAACTCCGCTACGTCCTGCTGCTGCCCGAGTCCGGTTCGGCGCCGGGGGCGAGCCGGATCGAGCACGACCCCGCGCAGTGCCGCTGTTGAGGACGGTGGCCGGCCCGTACGTCGAACACGCGCGCACAGAGCACGCGAAGAACATCAGGAGGACACCATCGTGAGCCGACAGCCGGGAACCACTTCGGCGGCCGGTGGGGCACCGCCCTCCGGCACGATGGACGGGCGGGCACTCGTCGCGGCATCCGTCACCGTGGTGCTGTGGGCATCGTCGTTCATCTCGATCCGCAGCTCCGCCGCGCACTTCGACCCGGGGCCGCTCGCCTTCGGCAGACTGGCGGTGGCCTCGATCGTTCTGGGCGCCATCGCGCTGGTCCGGCGCGCGGGTTTCCCGCCCCGCGAGGCGTGGCCCGGCATCGCCGCCTCCGGGGTCCTGTGGTTCGGCGCGTACATGGTCGCGTTGAACTGGGGTGAGCGGGAGGTGGACGCGGGCACGGCCGCCATGGTCGTCAACGTGGGCCCGATCCTGATGGCTCTGCTGGGCGGCTGGCTGCTCAAGGAGGGGTTCCCGCCCCGGCTGATGGCGGGCGTGGCGGTGTCGTTCGCCGGCGCCGTGATCGTCGGCGTGGCCACGTCCGGCGGGGAGGACACGTCCGTCCTCGGCGTGCTGCTGTGCCTGCTCGCGGCGGTGGTGTACGCGGTGGGCGTCGTGGTGCAGAAGCCCACCTTGAAGCACGCGACTCCCTTGCAGGTCACGACGTTCGGCGCACTCGTGGGGGCGCTGGCCTGCCTGCCGTTCGCCGGCCAGTTCGCGTCGCAGGTCAGCAGAGCTCCTGCGGCTGCCTCTCTGCAGGTGGTGTACCTGGGCATCTTCCCGACGGCTCTCGCGTTCAGCACGTGGGCCTATGCGATATCGCGCACCACGGCGGGGAAGATGGGCGCCACGACCTATGCAGTGCCGGTGATCGTCGTCTTCATGTCGTGGCTGTTCCTCGATGAGGTGCCCAACTGGCTCTCGCTGCTGGGTGGTCTGCTGTGCCTGTGCGGGGTCGCGGTGTCGCGGATGGGGGGAAGTGCGCCGGACCGGTCTCCGCGAGAGGTGCCGCCCAGCCGGACGGCCGACGGGGCCCCGCAGGAGTCCGTCCTCCACGGGTCGAGCGCGCCCGGTACCGATGGGAACGACCGGGGCGCGAGGTGACGGTTCCCGCTTGAACCGGGTCCTTCCGCGACCGTGCCCACCAGGCAGCTTCGGCAGCCGGTGGGCACGTTGGCGTTTCCCTTGCCCTCGTGACGAGCTCAGTCTGCCGTGCCGTCGGTGCCGGCCCGTGGGCGGCCCGGCTTGCGGACCAGTGCGACGGCCAGCACCACGGCGGCGACCAGCAGGGACAGCAGAACGGTCCGGCGCCCGTCGTGTTCGGCGTCGGTGAGCATGTACCCGAGGACGAAGACGATCACCGCCGCCGTCGCCCAGGTCAGATACGGGTACAGCCACATCTTCACGACGAGCCTCTCCGGTGCCTCCCGCTGGAGGATCTTGCGCATCCGCAGGTGTGAGAAGCAGATCACCAGCCAGACGAACAGGGCCACCGCGCCACTGGAGTTGACGAGGAAGAGGAACACCGTCTCCGGAAACCGGTAGTTGAGGAAGACGGCGACGAACCCGAACATCACGGAGGCGATGATCGCGGTTCGCGGGACTCCGCGGTCGGTGACGCGGGCGAAGGCGCCGGGCGCGTCCCCGCGCTCCCCCAGCGAGTAGGCCATCCGGGAAGCCGTGTACACGCCCGAGTTGAGGCACGA contains these protein-coding regions:
- a CDS encoding MmyB family transcriptional regulator; translated protein: MQRGKPLPQKEVAQRMEVSERWYRNLESNVGAPLTPEALIRLSTALALGPDERLALYRHVHANTKLGAPEPEEVEEARDALTHLLATHERYPAYVVDHAWNMLDCTAPMASWFPWVREPEANLLRWALTAPEAREQLSDWPRHAALYLAQLRFALVSSQDHEQLGAILDEALADPECRRLWDLETKVVAYRQGHRFRLRLPHVAGHEITVTSQVLLPAHQQELRYVLLLPESGSAPGASRIEHDPAQCRC
- a CDS encoding DMT family transporter gives rise to the protein MDGRALVAASVTVVLWASSFISIRSSAAHFDPGPLAFGRLAVASIVLGAIALVRRAGFPPREAWPGIAASGVLWFGAYMVALNWGEREVDAGTAAMVVNVGPILMALLGGWLLKEGFPPRLMAGVAVSFAGAVIVGVATSGGEDTSVLGVLLCLLAAVVYAVGVVVQKPTLKHATPLQVTTFGALVGALACLPFAGQFASQVSRAPAAASLQVVYLGIFPTALAFSTWAYAISRTTAGKMGATTYAVPVIVVFMSWLFLDEVPNWLSLLGGLLCLCGVAVSRMGGSAPDRSPREVPPSRTADGAPQESVLHGSSAPGTDGNDRGAR